TGATAGCCTTTGTGGCTCAAGAAGTTTTGGGCGGCATGCAGGTGATGTTCAACGGCCGGCAGGTTGACCTGACCCCCCCCTGGCCGCGCCTGAACCTGGCGGAAAGCATTAAAGACCAGACGGGCATTGATATTTTTGACACCTATGGCGACCTTCAAGCTTTGTGGAAAGTATGCCAATCGCGGGGGCTGGAAGTATCGCCGCAGCCCACCTGGGGCAAGCTGGTGGAAGAACTATTAGGCGAGTACGTTGAGCCGACCATTGTCAACCCTGTTTTTATTCACACTTACCCGTTTGACATCTCCCCCCTGGCCAAACAGAATCCGGACGACCCCCGGGTAGTAGAGCGTTTTGAAGCCTTTGTGGCCGGGATGGAACTTGGCAACGCCTACTCCGAGCTAAACGACCCCCTCACCCAGCGCCAGCGCTTTTTGGAGCAGCAGCTTGGCGGCGACGAGGAAGCCCACCTGGTGGATGACGACTACGTGATCGCCCTGATGCAGGGCATGCCTCCCACCGGCGGCCTGGGCATTGGCGTGGACCGGGTGGTCATGCTGCTCACCGATCAACAATCCATCCGCGAGGTGATTTTGTTCCCGCACATGCGGGCGCGGGAATGAGATTGCATTGGGATTTCTTTCTTCAAAGACATGAGGGCCAATCTCATTATGATGAGTTTGGTCCTCTATATTCAAAAAACTCTCCTCTGTTTTGATAACAAACTATTGGTTAGTTCAGATAAAGCTTTCGCCTAATTGTCCCTGTTTGTCACTACCAACGCACTTATTACTCGTTGATAAAAACGTTGCTCTGGCAATAATTGTGTATTGGCTCAGTTTTGCAAAGGACGCAATATAAAGCCTCAACCCCAGTAAACCTATTTGATTTCCAACTCAGAATATCTTTACGATTTAAGGTTCACTTTAAGATTAAGGGCAGAAAAACAATGTTTTCTTGGCCGGCAATATTGTTTTCTGCTTCAATCAATATCTCAGCAAGCGTCGTGCCGTGAATGATGGCTACATCTGTGTCGCGCGTAATGGCTTGCCCTTCAGCAGGCGCGACAACTATGTAGAGTTTTTGCCCCTCCTGATGCCAGTTCAAAAAGCCACCGGACAAAACTATATTTCCCTCTACTTCAGTTACGGCCGCCCCTGCCGGGAGGGCTAACCGTGCCCCCACAGCATAGACTGGCTCATCAACCGCCTCGAGGTGGAGGAGAACTTCATCGTCATTTGCGGGAACGAGTTTGAGACTGGCCGTACTATGAGTTGCCGCCAGACGACTGAAATCCTGAGAGGTTAATTTACCGCTGCGCATGGGGGGATTGGTGGTGGTCATATTGGGTTGGTCTTGATTGCCGGCCAGGATCACCAGGTCCTGAATATTTGTCAACCCATCATCGTTAAGGTCAAAGTCGGGATCGTCCACCGGATAAATTGCCGCGGCCATGAGATACCAGTCGTACAGGTCTACATCCTGATCCTGATTAATATCACCGGCCCATAAGCCAATTTGGGGGATGGTTGTGGTGAGTGAAGCGGCGACGGTAATGGTTCGATTGGCTTGCACAAAGAGCGAGTGGCTGGCTTGTAAGGAATAGGTATCCGCGTAGATGTTGTCGAGGGCAAAGTAACCTGTTGAATCAGTGGTGGTGGTGTAGGTTTCGTGATATCCTCTCAGCACAATCTGGGTGT
This genomic stretch from Anaerolineae bacterium harbors:
- a CDS encoding carboxypeptidase regulatory-like domain-containing protein; this encodes MQGNIYLDWRHSGHFTNTQIVLRGYHETYTTTTDSTGYFALDNIYADTYSLQASHSLFVQANRTITVAASLTTTIPQIGLWAGDINQDQDVDLYDWYLMAAAIYPVDDPDFDLNDDGLTNIQDLVILAGNQDQPNMTTTNPPMRSGKLTSQDFSRLAATHSTASLKLVPANDDEVLLHLEAVDEPVYAVGARLALPAGAAVTEVEGNIVLSGGFLNWHQEGQKLYIVVAPAEGQAITRDTDVAIIHGTTLAEILIEAENNIAGQENIVFLPLILK